The DNA sequence GAAGACTGCGGGTGCAACTGTCAGGATTTTTGTGACCCGGAGACCTGCAGCTGTAACATTGCCGGGATCAAGTGTCAGGTAAGGGCAGGTCATGTCATCACGGCGGATTCTTGCAGTTGCATCTTCCCATTGGCCTGTGACCAAGTTGTATTGTATATAAGAATCTGCTAGGGGTGTTGAATAGATTTTGGGTCCTTCTTGAAATTGATGGAAACAGTGGGATTTTAATGGGACTGTTGACATTGATGGACCTGTATCTCATTGTTGGTATCAAGGTCTGCAGCCTTCTACAAATCTCTCTCCATTCTTGTTTCAGAGGGACCATTCGATGTTCCCGTGCGGCTGTACAAAAGATGGTTGCGGCAACCCAAACGGAAGAGTGGAATTTAATTCATCCCGGGTTCAAACCCACTTCATCCACACGGTCATGAGGCTGGAGCTGGAGGAGAAGCATCAAAACAACAACCGCAAATTAGAAACCGATGAAACTGTCAACGAGCGGCTAAATCCATTTGTGGGCGTGCCCGTGGGAAGCTCGAGCGAGGAGAGGGCTGCCCCATTAACGCCGGCGTTCCAGTTCAGCATGGATATGGAAGTGGCCGGGGAGGACAGCTGTAGCAGTGACATGACGGATACCTCTTCTTCGTCCAATCAGAGTGAAGACTCCGAAGAGCCATACGAAGCCGTTCCCTCTGATAAATCCCAGTCGGATGTCGACGACGACTACTTGGCAAGGATTCTTCATTTCAACGACTCCGAATACGAGGAGAACAGCAGCGACTGTCAGGATAATCTGAGCTTTTTCCACCCGGCCGACTTTTTTGGTGACAACATTTACCAACCAATGTCCACCTCGGAAAAAACTGCTTCCGCCCCCTATTCCAGCTCTTTTACGAAATGCATTGATGATAACGCCAACCAGGACGCCAACTGTTTCTCGGACGATGTGGCGTCTTTAACGACTTCTGACGAACCTTCCGATTATAGTTCCTCGCAGGCGGAGTCGCACTCCAAAAGCTATACGGATATCAGCCTCTCCTCGGATTCTTTGGATTTATTTCAGTCTTATCCAGATTACAATCTAGGACCTCTCTACAACTCCTTGAAGGAATATGAGAATTTGGACAATTTATCCTTTCAGCTACCTACCTTCCCTGGAATTACTCCATCGGGAGACCAGACTACTTGCTTTCTGGAATCCTTAATCGGTCTCTCGGAATCCATTCCGGATACCCCTGTTCCTTTTACGGACAATCAACTTTTGGAAGATGCCTTTAAGTCGTCCTTAATGGAAACTATGACCGTCTAAAAAGGGGGGAAGAAGTGGGGAAATTTCAAATACAAattctggttttaaaaaaaaatatatatatagatatggggACGTGCAAGGAACAATTCTCAATTGCTTTATTCCagtggagacttttttttttttccctataaaaacaATGCTTTTTTGGAATACTGCCACTGAGACCCGTTTAACCAACGTCCAATTGAACaaaatatccaaatttttttttttttctatacaagtGACTTTGTACATAAGACGTTAAAAGATAAAATTCTTATTTATTTGTAGACCTTTGAAAATCTGTTCTTGTGGTCGTACAAATATGCCATTGGAATACGATGCTTTTAAAACaaactttatatgtatttattgttaaaaaaaatacgaaaaaagtGGTAGTGTGCACTACTCCcgtttacaaaaaaagaaaaatgtactttaaattaaaaaaatttttttttaatttattgcaaaATTTAGGAAGGAGCCGGAAGTTTGAACttgcaggaatttttttttttctttaacccttCTGGGGAGCATAAAGAGTTACCGGTTTCCAAAGGATCAAATCAAAAATACCTCAGATGTATTCTGAGTACAATcatttatcatgtatttatagactttttttttttttccatttttactaAAACGTAAATATGCGTAAAAATATCGCCTCTTGTTTctaaaaagtgcaataaaataaaaacgcATTatgtaaaggggaaatatatcatatttataaggagggtttttttttgttaaatagacTGTGAAATATTACggtgtagatttttttttgtttttgcttttatgcATACGTGGACATTTTGGTCAACCGCAACAATGCCCCTAGGTGGTGCCATTGCAGTGGTTGCAAGCCATACAGCCAAGCCCACTTATACATGAAGGAATAGTCATCCTAATAAAATCCTAATATTTCCCAGTCTGTTTCAGGAATGTACATATAAAATACTGGGtatgcttcccctttaatcttaaTATAACTCCAGCAATTTTATTTATGCAGACTTTTATTTTCCAAGCCTAAGAGTGATGTGGAAGAGGAGCCTTGTCGCCTCTTCTCTTTGGTACCTTTGTTACAATCCCTTTGCGGTTCCGCTCCATAAGCCATACgtttttaaaaagaataatatGAGCTTTATTTAATCttaatgtaaattatttccttatttatatataaatttttttttattcaagaagGATATGGCCATGGTTAATGGGGTGCCCCATTCTAATAACCCTTTGGCAACGCATGTTGCAGTTTCAGGAAGAGGAAATAATATACGGtctatctatattttatttcccctttaaaggtggagCTAATTGTATCTGCAAACTATTAAAGGAAATtgcctttattttcctttaatacattgcAAACCGTGTTCTCCCCCCTCCCTGaaactgtaagggcagagacacactcgaagattgtcgcctggcgacaaatcacctcttcttcgggcgactaatctcccgtaaAGACTTCCCATAAGTTAGAATCTTAATTgagggcgggatggcactcggagcccggtgacaaatctcccctttcctcgggcgactaatctccccgaactgccttcccaccagctagaatcgaaatcaccgccGGGATGGCACCAAAGTCGCCCCGACTGGTATGGTactcggatcacttcgttttATGAAGTCGTCGCGAGGAaaccttcgggcgacttcggaaaccgaaACGCTCAGTGCaatctagaatctaaatcactgacgggaaggcagttcggggagattagtcgcccgaagaagaagcggtttgtctccccaaatcttctcatgtgtctctgccctaacctTCATGATTTATATCTTAACGAAGTGTCCTTTAATGGTTTCATTTgctctatgaaaatatatatcGTCAAGGctactttataattttttttttttataattaaaaaaaatcgtaTGTTAATATGACAGAAAAGGTAATAAGATATTGGattatttattgctttaataGTCCTTTAAAAcagatataattataattttttttttttattctgcttctatttaattattttttttccttaatttaagCGTTAAaatttaatacagatatttaaagTAATAATGTTAATAGAATGGACGACAACAGCAAAAAAaggaatatgcattttttttataaaattttgagctaatttttttttttttgttgtttctaagTTACCAAGAGCCATTGCGTTGACATTATTGCTGCCAGTCTTTGTATAGAGCAGCCGTCTATTGGGCCCCGTCCAACAGTTTGAATTATTCTTTCTATTATGAATTAATATGGTCTTTCTTTATTGTGTATGTTGGGAATCAGAAAGTGCCTCTGCCAGCTCAGTTATCGTATACGACTGTCATTTCTGTACCCCAACACACACAACTGAAACAGAGCTCCCCTAATACATCGACCACAATCCTGGCAGGAGAATACTGTGAATGTTTGTTTGACTTCTCTGAACTGTGATTTAAATAGGAtaaattttgaagaaaaaaaaaaaaaagtggttttacCTTCTGACTGTCAGTTTAGGGTGAGCCTTTATCTGGCAGTTTGAGCCTAAAGGGCAACGTTGATATAAAGTTTTTGTCATCATCTTGCCCTAATATCCTTCCATGTTATACCGTGCTTTATGGTGCAACACTATATGTAGGTCCTTTGTCAGCtatttgctcccccccccccaaaaaccaGATCTTTATAACTCCAGGGATCTGTTCCTTGTCCGTCATCTAAAATGTTGTTGCGCTcataacgggtttctgggtaTTGTCCACCATTTATTACCCTCATTGGGTCCTTAAAAAAGTTGGGCAGCCTCCTGTGTTCTACTTGAGATATCAACAAATCACAGTTCAGGATGCCGAGTAGTAATTTATGCAAAATCCACGATTGTTTAGTATTTGATGCAAAGCATTATGGGCTGTAAGTTCAGAGACAcgcgttcagattcggggagataagacgcccagtgacaaatcacttcttcttcatcggggcgactaatctccctgaactgccttcccgctggcgggatgccactcggaacgcttcgttttcagaagttgcctcatgaggaaactttgggcgactttggaaaacgaatagctcagagtgccatcccgccggcgatttcgattctagccggcggggatgTAGTTCAGCATTCAGGACAgggcagaactaggggtaggcagagaaggcacgtgcctagggcgcaaagctgagggggcgtcAGGCAAGTACCTGCTCTGCCGCCTACCCTGTGTCCCGTCCCGTCTCTCCCCCGACTGCCGCTGGTGTCTTTATcttaaatgcgcttctgcgcatgtgtgaacacattttgcgcatgcgcgctggattGAAGTTTTGTGCATGTGCAGTCGAGCGCGCACTGAGCcagcgccgtggcccgccaggttgcctagggcgcctggccgggttggcccggctctgattcaggataattagtcgccccaaagaagagaaaatttgtcaccgggcgcctaatctccccgaatctgagcctgtgtctctgcccttaaagtgacAAGTGTCTCCTATTGGTTCTACATAGAAAGATTTGAATGCTATCCGtttacctggcaatgtaaaatgatgataaataaaaaaaaacgacatTTTGGAGGGATTATTTGTTAAGGAATTAGTTTTCTTCTGAAAGCCAATTGCCCCCATTCTCAGGTTCTGACAGTGTATTCCCCCCCCCAATTGCAACTTATTCATTATGACATGCTGGTGTTCATGATGTGGTACTTATTTGGCACTCgtttttttgtagggatgcacccaatccactattttggattcggccgaacccctgaatcctttgcaaaagattcggccgaatactgaaccaaatctggatcctaatttgcatatacaaattaggggtgggaagggaaaaacatttcttacttccttgttttttgacaaagtcacgtgattcccctccctgcccctaatttgcatatgcaaattcgggttcggcagtgcagaaggattcggccaaatccaaatcctgctgagaaGAGCCGAAATcccgaagcgaatcctggatttggtgcatccttaatttttTGCAACATTCCTGGGTTATTCTGTTTACTCTACATTTTTGCTTTAGAACGTGATCAAATATCCGCCTTTATAACAATGTGCATTTAACTTATTTgtctgtgccaaataaaaaagcaaatggagatttattttaatttcaaggGAAAGAAATCCCcccccatttgtaataaatattttttatttcttgtataaTGACACTTGGATATTTATTGACCCTGCTTGTAATTAACTTATGGTTCTTCCTTCACATTAGCTCTACTTCTGccacttttgtttttgtaaatattgtgatttattatttaattgcTTTGATTGGAGGGCggtattgatttttttgttttttttcctctctggacatttatatatatacagtatatatttttcaaagcaaaaaaaaaaaactgcagctgCTGTCTGTCATTTCATTAAAGCAATATGAAGAAAATATccattacattttcaataaaattaaaatgagacTTTTTGTcctgtaatagttttttttatgcaaaatgtcTATCGGTATTTGTTTATGTGAATCTTGGAGGGCAAGAAGCGTTTGGGGGGAAAAGATgagatataatatattttaaagggatattgtcatggggaaaaaaatttcattttttttttcaaaatgaaatgaaataatagtgctgctccagcagaattctgcaaacagatttttttatattcaattttgaaatctgacatggggctagacattttgtcaatttcccagctgccccaagtcatgtgacttgtgctctgataaacttcaatcactctttactgctgtactgcaagttggagtgatatcaccccctccctttcccccccagcagccaaacaaaagaacaatgggaaggtaaccagatagcagctccctaacacaagataacagctgcctggtagatctaagaacaacaatcaatagtaaaaacccatgtcccactgagacacattcagttacattgagaaggaaaaacagcagtctgccagaaagcatttctctcctaaagtgcaggcacaagtcacatgaccaggggcagctgggaaattgacaatatgtctagccccacgtcagatttcaaaattgaatataaaaaaatctgtttgctcttttgagaaatggatttcagtgcagaattctgctggagcagcactattaactgattcattttgaaaaaaacatgttttccgatgacaggatccctttaaagtggttgatcgcctttaaattaacttttagtattatgtagagtggTATGCTGAGACAACTTgcgattggtttttatttgtggttttttgacttatttagctttttattcagtagctctccagtttgcaatgtcaacaatctcaaagctagggtccaaattcccctagcaaccatgcattgattgaata is a window from the Xenopus laevis strain J_2021 chromosome 6L, Xenopus_laevis_v10.1, whole genome shotgun sequence genome containing:
- the csrnp1.L gene encoding cysteine-serine-rich nuclear protein 1 L homeolog (The RefSeq protein has 1 substitution compared to this genomic sequence), producing the protein MSGVLKRKYQALEEDTNYSSSSASPSSSLTSSGSDLDEDYSYDAKLFITDFTPTSILKKEKRFKKNKVVFDQVGVFYFQRCQGFTSVPSRGGCTLGMKRRHSYSRQFTLEEFSKEQLSRRREKLKERLKEEKLESLKNMLTLNGTIVSQKANNLSIDDICDEDIDMNGAEVEDGFSPRMYPPKERRALLKSEGIKKIDKSEKYELNEIRRSREDCGCNCQDFCDPETCSCNIAGIKCQRDHSMFPCGCTKDGCGNPNGRVEFNSSRVQTHFIHTVMRLELEEKHQNNNRKLETDETVNERLNPFVGVPVGSSSEERAAPLTPAFQFSMDMEVAGEDSCSSDMTDTSSSSNQSEDSEEPYEAVPSDKSQSDVDDDYLARILHFNDSEYEENSSDCQDNLSFFHPADFFGDNIYQPMSTSEKTASAPYSSSFTKCIDDNANQDANCFSDDVASLTTSDEPSDYSSSQAESHSKSYTDISLSSDSLDLFQSYPDYNLGPLYNSLKEYENLDNLSFQLPTFPGITPSGDQTTCFLESLIGLSESIPDTPVPFTDNQLLEDAFKSSLMETMTV